In one Roseburia intestinalis L1-82 genomic region, the following are encoded:
- a CDS encoding OadG family transporter subunit, whose amino-acid sequence MKKKLSLMLCLCFMVLAMTACGTDPKSVDYFGMSYSDIQDNMEQTVSALVSFSDEDIQSGAEYYDSNGMDAFAHLLTSWGETVSDLGSYQGLGDLTVTKAQKTVTADQVLHFSDRDVVVSYVYEYNYETEAPELTDASADLVYSLGEKMEKAGMNTLMGMGTVFVVLILISLIISCFKVIPYLQNKKANAGAKKDVADPVVEQIEQREETSQLTDDLELVAVISAAIAAAEGTSADGFVVRSIHRR is encoded by the coding sequence ATGAAGAAAAAATTATCTCTTATGCTTTGTCTTTGCTTTATGGTTCTGGCAATGACAGCATGTGGAACGGATCCTAAGAGCGTTGATTATTTTGGTATGAGTTATTCTGATATCCAGGATAACATGGAGCAGACAGTATCTGCGCTTGTTTCGTTTTCAGATGAAGATATACAGAGTGGTGCAGAATATTATGACTCAAACGGAATGGATGCATTTGCCCACTTACTGACATCCTGGGGTGAAACAGTTTCAGATCTGGGTTCCTATCAGGGACTTGGAGATCTTACTGTGACAAAAGCACAGAAGACTGTGACTGCAGACCAGGTTTTACATTTCTCAGACAGAGATGTAGTTGTTTCTTATGTATATGAATACAATTACGAGACAGAAGCACCGGAACTTACAGATGCAAGTGCAGATCTTGTGTATTCACTTGGCGAGAAAATGGAAAAAGCCGGTATGAATACATTGATGGGAATGGGAACCGTATTTGTAGTTCTTATCCTGATCAGTCTGATCATCAGCTGCTTTAAAGTGATTCCGTATTTACAGAACAAAAAAGCAAATGCTGGTGCGAAGAAAGATGTGGCAGATCCGGTTGTAGAACAGATCGAGCAGCGTGAGGAGACATCCCAGCTTACTGATGATTTAGAACTGGTTGCAGTTATTTCTGCAGCAATCGCAGCAGCAGAAGGAACATCAGCAGATGGATTCGTAGTACGTTCTATCCATAGAAGATAG
- a CDS encoding acyl-CoA carboxylase subunit beta: MNSSNDSLAMQRITKLVDENSFMEIGSLVTARNTDFNLADTDTPSDGVITGHGLVDGNLVFVYSQNAAVLNGTIGEMHAKKIAAVYDMAMKMGAPVIGFIDCAGMRLQESVDALNGFGEIYAKEVAASGVVPQISAIFGSCGGGLAVVPALSDFAFMESKGKMFINSPNAIEGNRIEKCDTSSAEFQSEKNGCIDAVGTEDEIIAEIRELVSVLPLNNEGDVYTSECQDDLNRACENMAAMKGDPRYLLSEISDGHVFFETKKNYAKDMVTGFIQLNGMTVGAVANCSEVYDEEGKKAEEFSGALTARGCNKAAEFVNFCDAFEIPVLSLTNVKGYAATVCAEKGLAKALARMTMAFADATCPKVNLITGNAIGSAYVTMNSKAIGADFTYAWEDAKIGMMDGELAAKIMYADASADELAAKAKEYDALQSSVMTAARRGYVDLILDPADTRKYLVDAFELLYTKCAGVPDKKHGTK; this comes from the coding sequence ATGAATAGTAGTAATGATAGCTTGGCAATGCAGCGTATTACCAAGTTAGTCGATGAGAACAGTTTCATGGAAATCGGTTCTCTCGTAACCGCAAGAAATACAGACTTTAATCTTGCAGACACAGATACACCGTCCGATGGTGTAATTACCGGACATGGTCTGGTGGATGGCAATCTGGTATTTGTATACAGCCAGAATGCAGCTGTATTAAACGGTACTATCGGAGAGATGCATGCAAAGAAGATTGCAGCCGTATATGACATGGCAATGAAAATGGGAGCACCGGTGATCGGATTTATCGATTGCGCCGGAATGCGTTTACAGGAATCTGTGGATGCGTTAAACGGATTTGGTGAGATCTACGCAAAGGAGGTTGCAGCATCCGGCGTTGTTCCGCAGATTTCCGCTATTTTCGGAAGCTGTGGCGGTGGACTTGCAGTAGTTCCTGCATTATCTGATTTCGCATTTATGGAGAGCAAAGGAAAAATGTTCATCAATTCCCCGAATGCGATCGAGGGTAACCGTATTGAAAAATGCGATACTTCTTCCGCAGAGTTCCAGAGTGAGAAAAACGGTTGTATCGATGCTGTTGGAACAGAGGATGAGATCATTGCAGAGATCCGCGAGTTAGTAAGCGTCCTTCCTTTAAATAATGAAGGAGATGTATACACATCTGAGTGTCAGGATGATTTAAACCGTGCATGTGAGAACATGGCAGCCATGAAAGGCGATCCAAGATATTTATTAAGTGAGATCTCAGACGGACATGTATTCTTTGAAACAAAGAAAAACTATGCAAAAGATATGGTAACCGGATTTATCCAGTTAAACGGAATGACAGTCGGCGCTGTTGCAAACTGCTCAGAAGTTTACGATGAAGAGGGCAAAAAAGCAGAGGAGTTCTCCGGAGCTCTGACAGCAAGAGGATGCAACAAGGCAGCAGAGTTCGTTAACTTCTGTGATGCGTTCGAGATCCCGGTATTGTCTTTAACAAACGTAAAAGGTTATGCAGCTACTGTCTGTGCAGAAAAAGGACTTGCAAAAGCACTTGCACGCATGACAATGGCATTCGCTGATGCAACCTGCCCGAAAGTAAACCTGATCACCGGAAATGCAATCGGAAGCGCTTATGTGACAATGAACTCCAAAGCAATCGGAGCAGACTTTACATATGCATGGGAAGATGCAAAGATCGGTATGATGGATGGCGAGCTTGCAGCAAAGATCATGTACGCAGATGCATCTGCAGATGAACTCGCAGCAAAAGCAAAAGAATATGATGCATTACAGTCAAGTGTTATGACTGCAGCAAGACGTGGTTATGTAGATCTTATTTTAGATCCGGCAGACACCAGAAAATACCTTGTAGATGCATTTGAATTATTATACACAAAATGTGCAGGTGTACCGGACAAGAAACATGGAACAAAATAG
- a CDS encoding D-alanyl-D-alanine carboxypeptidase family protein translates to MWKKLLAWILVTVILTGYGIQIVEAFDQKENVRMEEVTEKPDQNSLYAKAAVLMDADSGRILYEKNGHQAMANASTTKILTCIIALENCDLDSEVTVSTLAASQPKVHLGMREGQKFYLKDLLYGLMLESYNDCAVAIAEHIAGTTGDFAKLMNDKAEEIGCEDSYFITPNGLDAKNENGFHHTTAADLSLIMRYCIKTSEMAEQFLTITREGQYQFSDIDGKNSYTCCNHNAFLQMMDGALSGKTGFTGNAGYCYVGALKRDDRTFIVALLACGWPNNKTYKWADTKKLMQYGISRFRKISLDEIELDAGEYAPVQVVDGQGTKIGEEVTTELEVAPVKENVELLIEKDQEVHIEYQLSRKLYAPVTEGDFIGEITYLLGDEVLAKRVVTVKNTVKRIDFCWCVKKTAELFPM, encoded by the coding sequence ATGTGGAAAAAACTGCTGGCATGGATCCTTGTCACTGTGATCTTAACAGGATATGGGATACAGATCGTGGAGGCTTTTGATCAAAAAGAAAATGTGCGGATGGAGGAAGTGACAGAAAAGCCGGATCAAAATTCCCTGTATGCAAAAGCAGCTGTGCTTATGGATGCGGATTCCGGGCGTATCCTGTATGAAAAAAACGGGCACCAGGCGATGGCGAATGCCAGTACGACCAAAATACTGACATGTATCATTGCACTGGAAAACTGCGACCTGGACAGCGAAGTGACCGTGAGTACGCTTGCAGCGTCACAGCCGAAAGTTCATCTGGGTATGCGGGAGGGGCAGAAGTTTTATCTGAAAGATCTGCTGTACGGACTGATGTTGGAATCTTATAATGACTGCGCTGTGGCGATTGCAGAACACATTGCAGGCACGACGGGTGATTTTGCAAAACTTATGAACGATAAAGCAGAGGAGATCGGCTGTGAGGACAGTTATTTTATCACACCGAACGGACTGGATGCCAAAAATGAAAATGGCTTTCATCACACAACAGCGGCAGATCTTTCTTTGATCATGCGGTACTGCATCAAAACATCAGAAATGGCAGAGCAATTTCTTACAATCACAAGGGAAGGACAGTATCAGTTTTCTGATATAGATGGTAAAAACAGTTACACCTGCTGTAATCATAATGCATTTTTGCAGATGATGGACGGGGCATTGTCAGGCAAGACCGGTTTTACCGGTAATGCGGGATATTGTTATGTCGGGGCATTAAAACGTGATGACAGAACTTTTATCGTTGCACTGCTTGCCTGCGGGTGGCCGAATAACAAAACATATAAGTGGGCAGATACAAAAAAACTTATGCAGTATGGAATTTCCCGGTTCCGGAAAATAAGTCTGGATGAGATTGAACTGGACGCAGGGGAATATGCTCCGGTACAGGTGGTGGACGGACAGGGCACAAAGATCGGCGAAGAGGTAACAACAGAACTTGAAGTTGCGCCGGTGAAAGAAAATGTGGAACTATTGATCGAAAAAGACCAGGAAGTACACATAGAGTATCAATTATCCCGGAAACTTTATGCACCGGTAACGGAAGGAGATTTTATCGGTGAGATAACATACCTTCTGGGAGATGAGGTTCTGGCAAAACGTGTGGTCACAGTGAAGAATACGGTAAAAAGAATCGATTTTTGCTGGTGTGTAAAAAAAACAGCAGAATTATTTCCAATGTAA
- the scpB gene encoding SMC-Scp complex subunit ScpB: protein MEEKKYEAIVEAILFTMGESVELERIAKTLELDTERTKKIIEHLMQRYEDDGVGVKIMELDGSYQMCTKGEMYEYLVKIAKQPKKHVLTDVLLETLSIIAYKQPITKAEIEKIRGVSCDHAVNKLVEYNLVCELGRLDAPGRPLLFGTTEEFLRSFGVQSIDELPVLSPVQVEEFKQEAEAEMHMKLDI, encoded by the coding sequence ATGGAAGAAAAAAAATATGAGGCAATCGTTGAGGCGATCCTGTTTACAATGGGAGAGTCTGTGGAATTAGAGCGTATAGCAAAAACACTGGAACTTGATACAGAACGGACAAAAAAGATCATAGAACATCTGATGCAGCGCTATGAGGATGATGGCGTCGGCGTTAAGATCATGGAACTGGACGGTTCTTATCAGATGTGTACGAAGGGCGAAATGTATGAATATCTGGTGAAAATCGCAAAGCAGCCGAAAAAGCATGTGCTTACCGACGTTCTGCTTGAAACCCTTTCGATCATTGCCTACAAGCAGCCGATTACAAAGGCGGAAATTGAAAAGATCAGAGGTGTTTCCTGCGATCATGCGGTAAACAAGCTGGTGGAGTACAATCTGGTATGTGAACTTGGAAGGCTGGATGCGCCGGGACGCCCGCTGCTTTTTGGCACAACGGAGGAATTCTTAAGGAGTTTTGGCGTTCAGTCAATCGATGAACTTCCCGTGTTAAGTCCGGTCCAGGTAGAAGAATTCAAACAGGAAGCGGAAGCGGAAATGCATATGAAACTGGATATCTGA
- a CDS encoding segregation and condensation protein A has product MELTVKLQVFEGPLDLLLHLLEKNKVNIYDIPIVEITNQYMEYIAEMRRQDLNVMSEFLVMAATLLDIKSKMLLPAKESEDEEEEDPRAELVQQLLEYKMYKCMAYELRDRQIDAEKVWFKAPTIPPEVLAYEEPVDVNELMSGVTLARLNDIFQSIIKKQADKIDPVRSKFGRIEKEEVSLPDKMTYVEEYSLHHGHFSFRSLLEAQSGKMEVVVTFLAILELMKMGKIVVSQEYTFDDIKIESKIAA; this is encoded by the coding sequence ATGGAATTAACTGTAAAACTTCAGGTGTTTGAGGGGCCGTTAGATCTGCTTTTACATCTGTTAGAAAAAAATAAAGTCAATATATATGATATTCCAATCGTGGAGATCACAAACCAGTATATGGAATATATTGCCGAAATGCGCAGACAGGACTTAAATGTGATGAGCGAATTTCTCGTGATGGCGGCGACACTGCTTGATATCAAATCAAAAATGCTGCTCCCTGCAAAAGAAAGCGAGGATGAGGAAGAAGAAGATCCGAGAGCGGAACTTGTGCAGCAGCTGTTGGAATATAAAATGTATAAATGTATGGCATATGAACTCAGGGACCGTCAGATTGATGCGGAAAAAGTATGGTTTAAAGCACCGACAATCCCGCCCGAAGTTCTTGCATATGAAGAACCGGTTGATGTGAATGAACTGATGTCCGGGGTAACACTTGCGAGGCTGAATGATATTTTTCAGTCCATCATAAAGAAACAGGCGGATAAGATCGATCCGGTCCGTTCGAAGTTTGGAAGAATCGAGAAAGAGGAAGTGTCACTTCCTGATAAGATGACATATGTGGAAGAATACAGTCTGCATCACGGACATTTTTCGTTTCGGAGTCTTTTAGAAGCACAGTCCGGGAAAATGGAAGTGGTTGTGACATTTCTGGCAATATTAGAGCTGATGAAGATGGGAAAGATCGTTGTTTCCCAGGAATACACGTTTGATGATATAAAAATTGAATCAAAAATTGCGGCCTAG
- a CDS encoding D-alanyl-D-alanine carboxypeptidase family protein, translating into MEASTGAVVYEKNSHEARHPASVTKIMTLLLIFDALSSKQISLDDTVTVSEYAASMGGSQVFLEPGETQTVETMIKCISVASANDACVAMAEHVAGSESEFVRMMNERAKGLGMNDTNFVNCCGLDADGHMTSANDIALMSRELITKYPKIHDYCTIWMENITHTTAKGSSEFGLTNTNKLIKHYQYATGLKTGFTNTAMYCISATAKKDDMELIAVIMGAPDIKSRSADATTLLNYGFGKCRIYCDSHEDKLDDLPVEKGLADSVGIIYQRPFQYMTTDGSDLTGITKSIELPENVTAPVKKGNTAGKAVYSLNGTPIGSVNIVYADTVDAADYKDYFCRTLLYFVP; encoded by the coding sequence ATGGAGGCTTCCACCGGTGCCGTCGTCTACGAAAAAAATTCCCACGAGGCAAGGCATCCGGCAAGTGTCACCAAGATTATGACGCTGCTTCTGATTTTTGATGCACTCTCATCCAAACAGATTTCCTTAGATGACACGGTGACCGTCTCCGAATATGCAGCAAGCATGGGCGGTTCCCAGGTGTTTTTAGAACCGGGTGAAACCCAGACAGTCGAAACGATGATCAAATGTATCAGTGTTGCGAGCGCCAATGACGCCTGTGTTGCCATGGCAGAACATGTTGCCGGTTCCGAATCAGAATTTGTCCGCATGATGAACGAACGCGCAAAAGGACTCGGTATGAATGACACCAATTTCGTCAACTGCTGTGGTTTAGATGCCGACGGACATATGACCAGCGCCAATGACATTGCACTGATGTCGCGCGAACTGATCACAAAATACCCGAAAATCCATGATTACTGCACAATCTGGATGGAAAATATCACCCACACTACCGCAAAAGGTTCCTCGGAGTTCGGTCTGACGAACACCAATAAGCTGATCAAACATTACCAGTATGCCACCGGCTTAAAAACCGGATTTACCAACACTGCCATGTACTGTATTTCCGCAACCGCCAAAAAAGATGATATGGAACTGATCGCCGTCATCATGGGGGCTCCTGATATCAAGTCACGCTCTGCGGATGCCACGACTCTTTTGAATTATGGGTTTGGGAAATGCAGGATTTACTGTGACAGCCACGAAGATAAGTTAGACGATCTCCCGGTTGAAAAAGGCCTTGCGGATTCTGTAGGCATCATTTACCAAAGACCTTTTCAATACATGACAACAGACGGAAGTGATCTTACCGGCATTACCAAAAGCATCGAACTGCCGGAAAATGTGACAGCACCAGTAAAAAAAGGAAACACTGCCGGGAAGGCGGTCTATTCTCTAAATGGAACGCCGATCGGCAGTGTCAATATTGTATATGCGGATACAGTCGATGCTGCAGATTATAAAGATTATTTTTGCCGCACCCTGTTATATTTTGTTCCTTAA
- the cls gene encoding cardiolipin synthase yields MKKILHLIFGRFFVVAMAIILQVLWLCVVLWQLSYKFTYVNLLVRVIAIIVVLVIVNKWTNPANKLSWTFLILLSPIFGLMVYFLFGRSGLTKHTRERMDAVNRQVEALFQRDSAVEKGLEKESRSAYLQSSYIDKWAGFPLYQNTQTKYYSCGEEMFPDMLEALRGAKHFIFLEYFIIEEGYMFNTILDILEEKAKAGVDVRFIYDDVGSINSISFGYYKKLQERGIPCVTFNPFKPLISVVMNNRDHRKIFVVDGYIGFTGGINLADEYINKVKRFGYWKDTGVRIEGEAVWSLTAMFLEMWNYINRSTEDYSRFLPSVYREKEFTSDGFVQPYGDSPLDNENVGENIYLNIINRAKNYVYIFTPYLIIDHEMLICLSNAAKSGVDVRIVTPGVPDKKAVYLLTQSYYEPLLKNGVKIFQYTPGFIHAKCFVCDDEIATVGSVNLDYRSLFLHFECGVFMYRSKAVMQVKEDCLRTFEESEEMDVSFCRRRRLPVRMVQSLMRLFAPLL; encoded by the coding sequence ATGAAGAAAATATTACATCTCATATTTGGAAGATTTTTTGTGGTTGCCATGGCAATCATTTTACAGGTGTTATGGCTGTGTGTCGTATTGTGGCAGCTCAGTTACAAGTTTACGTATGTCAATTTGCTTGTGCGTGTGATAGCAATCATTGTTGTGCTTGTAATCGTCAATAAATGGACAAATCCGGCGAATAAACTCTCGTGGACGTTTTTGATCTTATTGTCGCCGATTTTTGGACTTATGGTATATTTCTTATTTGGAAGATCCGGTCTGACCAAACATACAAGAGAGAGAATGGATGCTGTCAACCGTCAGGTGGAAGCATTGTTTCAGAGAGATAGCGCAGTGGAGAAAGGCTTAGAAAAAGAAAGCCGGTCAGCATATCTGCAGTCATCTTATATTGATAAATGGGCGGGATTTCCATTATATCAGAACACGCAGACAAAATATTACAGCTGCGGGGAAGAAATGTTCCCGGATATGTTAGAGGCACTGCGCGGTGCAAAACATTTTATATTTCTCGAGTATTTTATCATTGAAGAAGGATATATGTTCAATACGATCCTTGATATTCTTGAGGAAAAGGCAAAGGCCGGAGTGGATGTGCGCTTTATCTATGATGATGTCGGCAGCATCAATTCTATTTCTTTTGGATATTATAAAAAGCTGCAGGAGAGAGGGATTCCCTGTGTGACATTCAATCCGTTTAAACCACTGATCTCTGTGGTGATGAACAACCGCGATCACCGTAAAATTTTTGTGGTGGATGGGTATATTGGATTTACAGGCGGTATCAATCTTGCCGATGAATATATCAATAAAGTCAAAAGGTTTGGATACTGGAAGGATACCGGAGTGCGGATTGAGGGAGAGGCAGTCTGGAGCCTTACGGCAATGTTTCTGGAAATGTGGAATTATATCAACCGTTCCACGGAAGATTACAGCAGATTCCTGCCGTCTGTTTACAGGGAGAAAGAATTTACCTCCGATGGCTTTGTACAGCCGTATGGTGACAGTCCGCTCGATAATGAAAACGTCGGAGAAAATATTTATCTGAATATCATAAACCGTGCGAAAAACTATGTGTATATTTTTACACCATATCTGATCATCGATCACGAAATGCTGATCTGTCTCTCAAATGCAGCAAAGAGCGGTGTGGATGTAAGGATCGTGACACCGGGTGTGCCGGATAAAAAGGCAGTATATCTTTTAACACAGTCTTATTATGAACCGCTTTTAAAGAATGGTGTGAAGATTTTTCAGTATACACCGGGATTTATCCATGCAAAATGTTTTGTCTGTGACGATGAGATCGCGACGGTCGGCAGTGTAAACCTTGACTACCGGAGTCTGTTTTTACACTTTGAATGTGGTGTATTTATGTACCGGTCTAAGGCAGTCATGCAGGTAAAGGAAGACTGCCTCAGGACATTTGAAGAGTCGGAGGAGATGGATGTTTCATTCTGCCGCAGACGAAGACTTCCGGTACGTATGGTTCAGAGCCTGATGCGTCTGTTTGCACCGTTGTTATAA
- a CDS encoding S8 family peptidase, with translation MDRVKKMIHTDYAYRSGLSGQNVTVAVMDTGIVAHPDFEDRIIYFHDFCYGRKEMYDDNGHGTHVSGIIAGNGKMSEQYLKDTAHKVRIYSGVAPKCRIIMLKVLDENGNGNTKKVLDAVMWVKENRERYHIKILNISVGMLPGAGVEEQRKLLYAIDELWDAGIMVVAAAGNNGPKENTVTIPGISRKVLTVGSSDDDTYDRGRKVLKTGYSGRGPTACCIVKPEILAPGTGITSCSKDKSGYQVKSGTSMAAPVVSGALALAFEKYPSFTPAEMKLRLYERAYPRSAQLGRIGWGMIHVDHLVR, from the coding sequence ATGGATCGGGTGAAGAAGATGATTCACACGGATTATGCATACAGATCAGGACTTAGCGGACAGAATGTTACCGTTGCAGTGATGGATACCGGTATTGTTGCACATCCGGATTTTGAGGACAGAATCATATATTTTCATGATTTTTGTTATGGGAGAAAGGAAATGTATGATGATAATGGTCACGGCACCCATGTTTCGGGGATTATTGCGGGAAACGGAAAAATGTCTGAGCAGTATCTGAAAGATACTGCACATAAGGTTCGGATATACAGTGGAGTTGCACCAAAATGCAGGATTATCATGTTAAAGGTTTTAGATGAAAATGGAAATGGAAATACGAAAAAAGTACTTGATGCAGTGATGTGGGTCAAAGAGAACAGGGAACGTTATCATATTAAGATATTAAATATATCGGTAGGAATGTTACCGGGCGCAGGTGTGGAGGAGCAGAGGAAGCTTTTATATGCGATCGATGAATTGTGGGATGCAGGGATCATGGTCGTTGCCGCTGCAGGAAATAACGGACCAAAAGAAAATACGGTGACGATTCCGGGTATTTCAAGAAAAGTACTGACGGTCGGAAGCAGTGATGATGATACCTATGACCGTGGGAGAAAAGTTTTAAAAACCGGATACAGCGGCAGGGGGCCGACTGCATGCTGCATCGTAAAGCCGGAAATCCTCGCACCCGGAACCGGTATTACAAGCTGCAGCAAGGATAAAAGCGGATATCAGGTAAAAAGCGGAACTTCCATGGCAGCACCGGTTGTCTCAGGGGCGCTTGCCCTTGCATTTGAGAAGTATCCATCATTTACTCCGGCAGAAATGAAGCTGCGCCTTTATGAGAGAGCATATCCGAGAAGTGCGCAGCTTGGCAGGATCGGATGGGGGATGATACATGTGGATCATCTCGTGCGTTGA
- a CDS encoding DUF1538 domain-containing protein, whose translation MNKKLKEKFDESVNAVLPITVIVLLLSIFVVPMETGTIALFLVGAFMLIIGMAFFQLGAETAMTPLGEGVGSSIMKTRKLPVLIGVCFLMGIIITLAEPDLQVLANQVPSIPNNTLIFTVALGVGVFLVIAVLRILFRISLPVLLCIFYIALFFLSFAAPADFIAVAFDSGGVTTGPMTVPFIMAIGVGLSATRNDKNGSSDSFGLISFCSVGPVLMVLLLGIFYHPTGAAYNETTIPDVITMQDVIREFVHMIPDYAKEVLLSILPVIFVFLIFQLISRRYHKPQVIKMIIGLLYTIIGLILFLTGVNVGFAPVGSLLGSSLAGQPWKWILIPIGALIGYYIVKAEPAVQVLNRQVEDVTNGSISRDTMNLSLSIGVSASVALALLRVLTGLNIYWLLIPGYLIALILTRFVPKVFVGIAFDSGGVASGPMTSTFLLPLAMGACTAIGGNVVTDAFGVVAMVAMAPLIAVQVMGVSYNMKLKKASTPAAAIIGIDDNEILDFEEDF comes from the coding sequence TTGAACAAAAAACTCAAAGAAAAATTTGACGAATCCGTAAATGCAGTCCTGCCGATCACGGTGATCGTGCTCCTGCTTTCCATTTTTGTTGTTCCCATGGAAACCGGAACGATCGCCCTGTTCTTAGTCGGTGCATTTATGCTGATCATCGGCATGGCTTTTTTCCAGCTCGGTGCAGAAACTGCCATGACACCTCTCGGCGAAGGCGTTGGTTCTTCCATTATGAAAACAAGAAAGCTTCCTGTTTTAATCGGCGTATGCTTTCTGATGGGTATTATCATAACCCTCGCAGAACCCGATCTTCAGGTTCTTGCAAATCAGGTTCCTTCTATTCCGAACAATACCCTGATCTTTACGGTTGCACTTGGTGTCGGCGTATTCTTAGTGATCGCCGTACTTCGTATTCTCTTTCGGATCAGTCTTCCAGTTCTTTTGTGCATTTTTTATATTGCACTGTTTTTTCTTTCTTTCGCGGCTCCTGCTGATTTTATTGCAGTCGCATTTGACTCCGGCGGCGTGACGACAGGTCCCATGACAGTTCCCTTTATTATGGCGATCGGTGTTGGTCTCTCCGCAACCAGAAACGATAAAAACGGTTCGAGTGACAGTTTTGGTCTGATTTCTTTTTGCAGTGTAGGTCCTGTTTTAATGGTCCTTCTGCTTGGCATTTTTTATCATCCAACCGGTGCCGCATACAATGAGACAACAATCCCGGACGTAATCACGATGCAGGACGTGATCCGCGAATTTGTACATATGATACCGGATTATGCAAAAGAGGTTCTGCTGTCTATCCTTCCGGTAATTTTCGTATTTCTGATCTTCCAGCTTATTTCCAGACGTTATCACAAGCCACAGGTGATCAAAATGATCATCGGTTTACTCTACACGATCATCGGTCTGATCCTTTTCTTAACCGGTGTAAACGTCGGATTTGCTCCTGTTGGAAGTCTTCTTGGAAGCAGTCTTGCCGGCCAGCCGTGGAAATGGATTTTAATCCCGATCGGTGCCTTGATCGGTTACTATATCGTAAAAGCAGAGCCTGCGGTCCAGGTATTAAACCGTCAGGTTGAGGACGTCACAAACGGCTCTATTTCCAGAGATACCATGAATTTAAGCCTGTCGATCGGTGTATCTGCCTCCGTTGCACTTGCATTGCTTCGTGTTCTTACCGGTTTAAACATTTACTGGCTTTTAATCCCGGGATACCTGATTGCACTGATTCTGACAAGATTTGTACCAAAAGTATTTGTCGGCATTGCCTTCGACTCCGGCGGTGTTGCGAGTGGTCCTATGACTTCCACTTTTCTGCTCCCGCTTGCCATGGGTGCATGTACCGCGATCGGAGGAAATGTAGTCACAGATGCTTTCGGAGTTGTTGCGATGGTTGCCATGGCACCACTTATTGCAGTTCAGGTCATGGGTGTCTCCTATAATATGAAATTAAAGAAAGCAAGTACCCCTGCCGCCGCCATCATTGGCATTGACGACAATGAAATTCTGGATTTTGAGGAGGATTTTTAA